A region of Chitinophaga horti DNA encodes the following proteins:
- a CDS encoding HesA/MoeB/ThiF family protein, producing the protein MALNEKELLRYKHSIAVPGLGLSMQEKIKNTRILVIGCGGLGATVLQYLSAAGVGVIGIADYGVLNEEDLSRTPLFQIQDIRKHKAKMASSRMWAFNPFTKHYPFLIQVKPENVQQVIREFDLVIDCSQNEPTHLVVNDGCILGGKPFVMAEVHNWTAWWAGFNIPQANGDFSASYRCVRKEVDEYRNFDAGALPFTHGAAATHIVNSVMRYLLEVPGLANLHSFDFLHQQYKTTETRADAGVVAETKERGLLTADEYGMTIEPDVED; encoded by the coding sequence ATGGCATTGAACGAGAAAGAGCTGCTGCGTTATAAACATTCCATCGCCGTACCCGGCCTTGGTTTAAGCATGCAGGAAAAGATAAAGAATACCCGCATCCTGGTGATCGGTTGCGGTGGATTAGGCGCTACCGTATTACAATATTTGAGCGCCGCCGGCGTGGGCGTAATAGGCATTGCGGATTATGGTGTGCTGAATGAAGAAGACCTTTCCCGCACCCCGCTGTTCCAGATACAGGACATCCGGAAGCATAAAGCTAAAATGGCATCCAGCCGTATGTGGGCCTTTAATCCTTTTACCAAACACTACCCGTTCTTAATACAGGTAAAGCCTGAAAACGTGCAGCAGGTGATCCGCGAGTTCGACCTGGTGATCGACTGTTCACAGAACGAACCCACCCACCTGGTGGTGAACGACGGCTGTATACTGGGTGGCAAACCCTTCGTGATGGCCGAAGTGCATAACTGGACGGCCTGGTGGGCAGGCTTCAATATCCCGCAGGCGAATGGCGACTTTAGCGCGAGCTATCGCTGCGTACGAAAGGAAGTAGATGAATACCGCAACTTCGACGCTGGTGCACTGCCTTTCACACACGGTGCCGCTGCTACCCACATCGTTAACAGCGTAATGCGCTACCTGCTGGAAGTGCCGGGACTGGCTAATCTGCACAGCTTCGACTTCCTGCACCAGCAATATAAAACTACGGAGACGCGCGCCGATGCAGGCGTGGTTGCCGAAACTAAAGAGCGTGGCCTGTTAACTGCCGACGAGTATGGTATGACGATAGAGCCGGACGTGGAAGACTAG